From the genome of Triticum aestivum cultivar Chinese Spring chromosome 3B, IWGSC CS RefSeq v2.1, whole genome shotgun sequence, one region includes:
- the LOC123072636 gene encoding DEAD-box ATP-dependent RNA helicase 50, with the protein MDVAGAQARALPLLLGRPAASLRCSVSFSCGGARRSWAATADGEDGSRDYERVAMDTSGAYRLVDRSTGKSVIVWGGVDDDGVPSPAVLSRVTADRCASKGAENGGSTAGVGSFGRLKAQKVQALARRSAAQLKREGTCGRTSIARPSESPYADSDEDGSKSGRRKSVSDRAKPNGDSGDERSRAVRSLNSVLRQYKGDDDSDFSDEEPASGPKVWGKVADATSYRREDRKQKAPLDSGFFSRRSFKEIGCGDEILGALRTFGFPQPSHIQAMAYGPVLEGRSCIIADQSGSGKTLAYLCPIVQNLRKEEAMGIHKPSPRNPRVIILTPTAELSSQVLQNCRSISKSGVPFRSMVATGGFRQKTQLESLDQELDVLIATPGRFLYLLQEGFVQLNNLRCAVFDEVDILFSEEGFEQVLHQLITVAPVTTQYLFVTATLPLDIYNKVVETFPDCEVIMGPSVHRTSARLEEILVDCSGNDSDEKNPETAFSNKRTALLKIIEESPVRKTIVFCNKIETCRKVENVLTRLDRKASQIKVLPFHAALDQAKRIANMKEFLKKQTNDSMFLVCTDRASRGIDFTNVNHVVLFDYPRDPSEYVRRVGRTARGASGDGKAFVFAVGKQVSLARRVMERNLKGHPLHDVPCF; encoded by the exons ATGGACGTGGCGGGGGCGCAGGCGCGCGCGCTGCCGCTCCTCCTCGGCCGCCCGGCCGCCTCACTCCGGTGCTCCGTCTCGTTCTcctgcggcggcgcgcggcggagcTGGGCCGCCACGGCGGATGGGGAGGACGGCAGCCGCGACTACGAGCGGGTGGCCATGGACACCTCCGGCGCGTACCGGCTCGTGGACCGGAGCACCGGGAAGAGCGTCATCGTGTGGGGCGGCGTCGACGACGACGGCGTGCCGTCCCCGGCGGTCCTCTCCAGGGTCACCGCCGACCGCTGCGCCTCCAAAG GTGCAGAAAATGGGGGGAGTACTGCAGGTGTTGGGAGCTTTGGAAGACTCAAGGCGCAGAAAGTGCAGGCTTTAGCTAGGAGATCAGCAGCCCAGCTCAAGAGGGAGGGCACTTGTGGCCGCACAAGCATCGCACGGCCTAGTGAATCTCCttatgctgattctgatgaagatgGAAGCAAATCTGGAAGAAGGAAGTCTGTCTCAGACCGCGCAAAACCGAATGGTGACTCCGGGGATGAGAGGAGCAGGGCCGTGCGTTCTCTGAATTCTGTCCTGAGGCAATACAAAGGCGACGATGATTCAGATTTTTCTGATGAAGAGCCTGCTTCTGGCCCCAAAGTTTGGGGTAAAGTTGCCGATGCTACGTCTTATAGAAGAGAGGATCGGAAGCAGAAGGCCCCTTTGGACAGTGGGTTTTTCAGCCGCAGATCTTTTAAGGAGATTGGCTGCGGCGATGAGATTCTAGGTGCATTGAGAACCTTTGGGTTTCCTCAACCATCACATATTCAG GCTATGGCATATGGTCCTGTCTTGGAGGGGAGGAGTTGCATTATTGCTGATCAGAGTGGGTCTGGCAAGACATTGGCATATCTCTGCCCTATAGTTCAAAATTTAAGGAAGGAAGAAGCTATGGGGATCCACAAACCATCGCCCAGGAACCCGCGAGTCATAATATTGACACCTACTGCTGAACTTTCTTCTCAG GTCCTTCAGAATTGCCGTTCAATTTCAAAATCTGGGGTCCCCTTCAGGTCTATGGTTGCGACCGGTGGATTTCGACAGAAGACGCAGCTGGAAAGCCTTGATCAAGAGCTAGATGTACTTATAGCAACACCTGGTCGGTTCCTGTATCTGCTTCAGGAAGGCTTTGTGCAGCTAAATAACCTCAGATG TGCCGTGTTCGATGAAGTGGATATTTTATTTAGTGAAGAAGGCTTTGAACAAGTGCTTCATCAGTTGATTACTGTCGCACCAGTGACCACACAATATCTTTTTGTCACTGCAACTCTTCCTCTTGATATATATAACAAGGTTGTTGAAACCTTTCCCGACTGTGAGGTGATCATGGGACCTAGTGTCCACCGGACAAGCGCCCGTCTTGAAGAG ATTCTTGTGGACTGCAGTGGAAATGACAGTGATGAAAAGAATCCGGAAACAGCCTTTTCAAACAAGAGAACAGCACTTCTAAAGATTATTGAGGAATCTCCAGTTCGTAAAACAATCGTTTTCTGCAATAAG ATTGAGACATGTAGAAAGGTTGAGAACGTGCTGACACGGCTGGACAGGAAGGCGTCACAGATCAAGGTTCTACCGTTCCATGCTGCACTGGACCAGGCGAAACGCATCGCAAACATGAAAGAGTTCCTGAAGAAACAGACTAACGACTCAATGTTCCTCGTGTGCACAGACAG AGCTTCGCGAGGGATCGACTTCACAAACGTGAACCACGTGGTGCTCTTCGACTACCCCCGCGACCCGAGCGAGTACGTGCGCAGGGTCGGCAGGACGGCCCGTGGCGCGTCGGGCGACGGCAAGGCTTTTGTGTTCGCGGTGGGCAAGCAGGTGTCCCTGGCCAGGAGGGTGATGGAGAGGAACCTCAAGGGGCACCCGCTGCACGACGTCCCGTGCTTCTAG